Genomic window (Chryseobacterium sp. H1D6B):
TAAAGGAATGATGGTGATCTGTATGATCGCTTTGAGTACCCACAACAAAAAAACAGCAACCCAATTTATTGAAGAGGTAAGCAGACTGAAAGAAGTGGTAGAATTTTACAACATCAGCGGGGATTTTGATTTTATGCTGAAGATTTTAGCCCCTAATATGGACGAGTTCCATGAGTTTTTCGTGAACCAGCTTTCAGAAATCGAAGGGATCGGCCAGACCAAAAGTATTTTCGTCATGAAAAGCATAAAAGAAAGTTCCCAGATATTGTAATCAAATCTCGGAAAACCATCCTTCATTTAATGAACATTGCACTCTGTTTCAAAAATAAAAATCTTAATTACCTTTATTTACAGTTGCTGTATCAGCAGGCTTTAAGAACAGTTTTCTAAATGACTCTGCCTGTTCTTTATTGATGTATTTTTCTATCAGTGCGGCAGCCTGCACCAGTTGATTTTCTGTAATTCCTGTATTTATTCCCATTTTTATATGAGACTGCAGCTGGGATTCTAGTCCGGGCATTGCAGACAATGCCGCGATTGTAACTAATTCTCTCTGCTGATAAGTAAGGACATCACTGTCGAAAATATCTGCGAAGAGATGTTCTTTTAAAAATGCATCAATCCGCGGTGCAAATTCTCCAAAGCCGGGCGCAGGTTTAGATTGAGGTGTTTTAGTTAGTATTTCTAATACTTTTCTGCCTTGTTCATATTTATCGGGATCATTATTTAAAACATTTTTTTTCCCTTCTGGATCATGTATTCCTTTTGATTTCCTTTCTTCCAGCACATTCATAAAGCTGCTTATAGCATTCAGGCTTCTGGGAAAACCGCAGTAGGCATACAGCTGTACCAGTATCTCTTTAATTTCATTGATAGAAACTCCTGAATCCAGCCCTGAATTGAGTTGTTCTTTGAGTTTATTTACATCTCCAACAGCCGTCAATGAAGAAATAGCCACGATGCTTTGCTGCTGTAGGTTTAAATTATTGTCTGCGCTCTTTTTCGATTGTCCGTTCATGATCTGTATACTTATGATTAAAATAAAAAATAGTATTTTGTTGAGGTATTTCCTTATCGCCATCGTTTTGATGTTTACTTTTTATTGACTTCATTATATTCTTCATCGGTCACAGGATCAAGCCAGACCACATTTTCATCGCCTTTATAATTGGTCACTGCAATATGCACCATTTTACAGCCGGCTGATGCTCCGTGCCAGTGTTCTACATTTTCAGGGATATTTACGACGTCGCCTTTTTTGATGGGCTGTGCTGATTTTCCTCTTTCCTGATAAAAGCCTTCGCCTTCTGTAACAATCAGTACCTGTCCTTTAGGATGGGTATGCCATACGGTTCTCGCTCCTAGTTCAAAAGTTACGCTTCCTAATGCAAAATCATTATTTTTATCCTTTGTTAACAATGGGTGTAAAAAAGCATTTCCGCTGAACCATTCATTGGATAATCTGTCCCCTTTCGGGAAAATTGATGTATTGTTTTCTGATGTCATTTTATTTTGATTTTCATTGCTGTTACAAGCTGTTACTACTAATACTGCACTTACAAAAGGCAGTATTATTCTTATAAAGTTATTAAATATTATCCCTTTACTCAATGATCTTTTCATATTTTTCCCTTTTTATTTCTCAACCTGTTTCTGTTCTGATGCAGGATACCGGTCTCCAGCAATTGGAATGGATGCTACTGCAGTTTCAAGCTCGTTCCATTCTTTTTGAGTAAACAAAAAATCTGCGGTTCTGAGATTTTCTTCTAAATGAGACAGCTTTGTAGTTCCCGGAATAGGAACGATCCACGGGGCTTTCTGCAGCAGCCACCCCAACGCAGTCTGAGATGCAGTGATTCCTCTTTCCTTTCCGAATTTATTTAATTCTTCAACGATTCTAAGATTTGCCCGGATGGCTTCCGGCGTAAAACGGGGCAGGATAGTACGGTTGTCATTTCCTGAATCAAAACGGGTATATTCATTGATGCTTCCTGTGAGAAAACCTCTGTTTAACGGACTGTAAGGCACAAAACCTATCCCAAGTTCTTTGCACACAGGAAAAATTTCTTTTTCAGGTTCACGCCACATCAGATGATATTCACTCTGAACGGCTGTTACCGGCTGTACTGAGTGGGCACGGCGGATTGTTCCTGCTCCGATTTCACAAAGCCCGAAACGTTTTACTTTTCCTTCGGCAATAAGATCTTTTATAGTTCCGGCCACTTCCTCAATAGGAACATCAGGGTCTAAACGGTGCTGGTAAAGCAGTTCAATAACATCAATTTTCAACCTTTTCAAGGAAGCTTCCACCATTTCACGGATTCTTTCGGGACGGCTGTTTACACCAGTTACTTTATTTCCTTCATAATTAAATCCGAATTTTGTTGAAATTGAGATCTTATTTTTAAACGGAGCAAGTGCTTCTCCCGCAAGTTCTTCATTAATAAACGGGCCATATGTTTCCGCTGTATCGAAAAGGGTAATACCGCGTTCTACTGCTTGATGCGCCAGTTTTATCAGGGTATTTTTATCAGGGTGGATTCCACGGTGATAATTCATACCCATAAAGCCGAAGCCTAAAGCAGCGATTTCCATTTCATATTTCCCCGATCCTAAAGATCTTTGCGATGTAATAACAGGCATAACATCATTGATTTTATCTGAATTTGTTTTTTTCTCTTCTGTACAGGCCTGAACCAATATCGAAGGTACACACGCTGCCGCTCCTAAAACAGCAGTATTTTTTATGAAATCACGGCGGTTATAAGCGTTTTTATTATTTTCAGGCTGGAATTCCTGCGGGATTTGATCATTTTTCATATTGTATGGATTTGGTTTATGAATATTTTATTGAATACTGTAGCCGCCGTCTACAACAAGCGTATGCCCGATTACAAGACTTGCGGCATCACTGCACAGCCAGACTGCTGCAGATGCAATTTCTTCGGGACGGCCGAGGCGCCCTGCAGGAACCTGTTTCAGCATTTCTTCAATAGCATCGGCCTGTCCGCCTGCAATCATTTTATCAGCCATGGGAGTATGAATTAATCCCGGACAGATGGAATTGATCCGTATTCCCTGCGGTGCATATTCTAAGGCAGCACTTTTTGTAAGCCCGATCACTCCATGTTTTGCAGCATGATAAATACCGCGCTGTGCCCCTCCTAAAATACCGCCGATCGAAGAGCAGTTTACAACGGCTCCGCTTCCTTGTTTTCTCATCTGCTGCAGTTCATATTTCATACAGCTCCATACGCCTCGCAGGTTGATACCTGTTACCCGGTCGAAATCTTCTCTGGTCTGGTCCGCTGCTTCTGCAAGTTCATTTTGTACTCCCGCGTTATTAAATGCGGCATCCAGCCTTCCGAAAACCTCAACTGTTTTTTCTACCATCGCCTGAACCTGGGCATCATCAGAAACATTACATATCAACGCAAGAACGTTATATCCTTCACTTTTAAGCTGCTCCGCTGCTGTATTTACCAGATCTCCGTCCCAGTCTGCCAAAACCACTGAAGCTCCAGCTTCCGCAAAAGCTCTTGCAGAAGCAAAACCAATACCCTGTGCTGCACCTGTAACAAGGGCTGTTTTATCTTTCATTATTTTCATAGCTGTATTATATTTTTACCTGTTATTTTCTCTGATACAAAGTTCACTCCTTCATAAAAGATACTTCTTATACAAACTACAGGTTTCACTACCATTTTCACTGATACAGCCTGTAATCAACTAAGCATAAATAATTTATAATAAATTTGCACCAAACAAAAGAGGATTTATCATGGACGACATTTTAAGAATCGATACCGTAAGCCAGCATGATGCATTTTATCACAAAGAGAATCTGCATCCTCTTGTGAGCATCATGGATTTTGACGGAAGGGTTCCGGAAATCTATTCCAGACGCATGAATTTCGGTTTTTACGCTGTGTATCTGAAAGATATTAACTGCGGAGACATTAAATACGGCAAAAACACCTACGATTACCAGGATAAAACTTTAGTATTCGTAGCTCCAGGCCAGATGATCAATGTAGATATCAATAAAGACTATAAACCGCAGGGGTATGCACTGTTATTCCATCCAGACCTGATCCGCGGTACTTCTCTGGGCAGGCATATTGATGATTACACTTTTTTTTCTTATCAGTCTAATGAAGCGCTGCATCTTTCGGAAAAGGAGCGCAAAATCGTCCTGGACTGTTTTGAAAAGATAAGATATGAGCTGGAACAGGGTACAGATAAACACAGCAAAATGCTGATCGCTGCCAATATCGAACTTTTCCTGAGCTACTGCATCCGCTTTTATGACCGGCAGTTTATCACCCGTACCGATAATAACAAAGGTATTCTGGAAGAGTTTGAAAAGCTGCTCAATGATTATTATCAGTCTGACAAGCCTCAAATTATAGGCCTGCCGTCTGTTACTTACTGTGCCGAACAGCTTCATTTATCTACCAATTATTTCGGCGACCTCATAAAAAAGGAAACGGGGAAAACAGCACTGGAATATATTCAGTTAAAAATAATGGATCTTGCCAAGCAGAAAATTTTAGACAGTACAAAAACGGTGAGTGAGATCGCGTATGAGCTGGGTTTTAAATATCCCCAGCATTTCACAAGATCATTTAAAAAAACCACAGGTTCTACTCCTAATGACTACAGAACATTAAATTAATGAATGAAAATCTTTTTAATTTTCACGAGGTCATTTGCTTTATTTTATCAAGACATACTGCTGTAGAAGGTTCCAGCAGATAATTTCCTTCAATTTTCAGTATTGGAATTTGTAATGAATCCAGCCATTCCCGCTGCTGATGAAGAGTGCGGGTACTTTCAAACAGCGGATCATCATAAGAAGCGGCCCATTCCATAAAAGCTTGGTATTTCATTTTTTTCAATTCATTAGTTTCAACAGCATCACCATACCGTTCATACTCACGCCGGCGGAGTCTGTTCATACGTATATCCTGAGGAACATATAAAAATATTACCAGATTAAAAACATCAGTAAAATCATCATTCCAGTGAAAAAAAGGACCCGAAAGTACAATATCCATATTGCTTTCTATAGCTGCATCCAGCAGTGAGTTTCTTAATTCCGGATCCCTGCGTTTTTCAAAAGGTTCTTCTGTCTTTTCCCAGAAGTATTCATCAGAATCCAGATGTACAAAACCGAGATGTACTGCAATTCTTTCCGCTAAAGTTGTTGTCCCAGATACTGAAGCTCCGATAATATTAATTTTCATGCCTATAAAAATAAATATTAAAAAAATCAAACTCAGTATCCCTAAAAAAAATTCTATAATTTCTTATAATTAGGAATGATCATTAAAGAATCAACCAGAAGCGTATCCTGTTCTTTTATCGTAAAACTTTTGGGATTCTGTTGATAGAGATGTACAGCATACTCTTTCTTTTGATGTTTATAATAATCGTTTATACTTGAAGGATTTTCTTTAAAAATAATGCTTAGCACACTGTCAATATTTGTTCCCGGTTTTATTTTTTTAAAGACTAAACGTCTGTCATTGTCATTTAAATTAGAATTCGGAAATGGATTTAAGTTCATTGTTTCTACCGCTGTTATATACACCGTATCATTCGGTATTTGAGTATCATTTACATTTTCTGGATGAATGGTTTCTGTGTGAAAAATTTCCTGCATTTTTCCTTTATTTAAAAACATAAAGTAATATGCTGAAACTCCAATCAGCAGCAGTGATAACACAGCTGTAGCCACTTTAAAAATATCTAATTTAAATTCTTTTTCATCATTTTTCCGGCTGTTTCTGCTAAAATCGGCAAGATCATTTCCGTATTTCGGGCTTTCATTTGAGATTCCCTGTGTTCTGATTCCAGACGCAGATATTGAGCTGAAAGGATCGATATTTTGATTTTGATTGATCTTATTAATAAACTGTCTTTTATTTTCATTGTGCAGTTTTTTTACAGCTTCTACTTTTCCATCCGACTTCAATTTACTGATCATTTCATCAATTTTTCTTGAATACTGTTCATATTCCTGATTAATGATATTGATTCCGTTTTTGGATTCTTTAATCTTCTTTTCGTTTTCCTGATGGCGCTTTTCATTCTGCTCGATCTGTTTGTTGAGGCTGTCAATTAATCCTCCGCGTTCTTCTTTCAATTTTTGTTTTTCATTTTCAAACTCAGCAACAGCATTTTGAACAGCACGAAGCCTTTCTTCATGAAGTTTTTCGATTTCTTTTTTAAAACCGTCTGCATCTACAATTTTAAAAATTCCTTTCTGTTTTACAAATTCCCCTATTTCATGGCTCTGGGTAAAATATACTGTATCATATACATTCAGGAGCTCAATGGCTTTGTTAAAAAAGAGCTGTAATTGTGACGGAGTTGTTTCGCAGTACACCACCAGATAATTATTTGTTGTCTGAACAAAATTAAGATCATCAATTTCACGCAGATTAAAGCCTATTTTATCAAAATCTTTTGGTTTGCGTATGGAGAAATTATCCGAATGATTTATCGTAATAGTTCCGTCTGAAACATTATTTTTCTCCAGACTGCCGTGAAACTCATTTAAAGCATCTACTATTAAACTTTCTGGTGCTACTTTGCCGATAAACAATAGACTTGAACCAATAAATGTTCCGCCTCTGTCGGAGTTCTGTTCTTTCGCAAAGGTGTAAATAGAGTACGAGATCAGATTACAGCCTCCTGCATAGTCTTTGCGTACTGCATAAACACTGCTTTGAGGAAACAATTTAATGGCATCGGTCTTTAAATCAAATGTTCTGATCTCTCTTGCTATTGCGGCGTTTCCGCCCAGAACAAAAGACTGCCTGAAGCCGTTTGGATTTCCAAAAGTGCCAAATGCAGAGAAAAAATATGTACTGCCCATTAATTTGTAAAGCTAAATTTTAAACGTTCCCAAAATGTCCCTTCATAATCCAGATCGTATCCAATGATGCTTCTGTAAAGCCATTTTGCTAACACTTCCGCGGTGGAAAGATTCAGTAAGTTGATTCTTTCTTCTCCTGTTGCATTCTGTACGCTTCCTACGGTATAATAGGTCTTGCTTAATCCGTAGGTGTCAATCCGCTGTGAGGTCATCGGCAGGCGGTCAGAAATGAAACCGTCGAGTTCTTCGGCACTTTCTACATCCATTCTTCCGGATTTATCCCATTTAGAAACAACTAATATGGCATTAACGGACTTTAAATTTTTTCCTTTTCGTTCTAATTCATCCAAAAATTCATTGATCAAAGAGTCATCTTTATAAGCAGATTCATAGCTTGTTACGATAATAAAAGTAAGGGGAATATTGGCATTCAGAAAAGATTCTATACTGCTGTGATAGCTTCCGCCCCGTCTGATGTCATTGTGATTTTCTCCTGAAGTTTCTAAAAAAGTAAGATCTATCGGTACAACTTTTTTAGATTTATTATTGGGTTCAAAAACCTGATCCAGACGTGTTACCTGATCTCGTGTTGTTCTGTTGGGCAGGACTCCCAGTCTTATGTTTTCAAAAAAATCGGACAGGAGTACATTCGCTTCTTTAGAATTAGGGGTTCCCAGCTTAGGCCTCAAAACTCCCGCATATGATCTGAGATAATAAAGCATTGAAGAAAGGATCACCGACTTCCCGGATTCTGCCGTTCCAAAGAAAAAGACAAAGTTGCTGTCTTTATTTTTTATATCATTTGAAATGGTCTTCGCAATAGGAACAAAATCTTCTTTTATTTCATTTTTAAATTCAAAAGAAAGAGGCTTTAAAGTTTCTTCAGTTTCTATCTCAAAAGACAGCGGTTTTAAATTTTCATTATTTTCCATAGCTTAGTTGTTATTAGGAATTATCGTTCTTCCGCTTCTTTTGTTGTTAAATACACTCCCGCCGTTATTTCTGTTATTATTTCCAGGGCCGGTTACCAGTAAAATAATAATCACAATAATGAAATCGAGTAAAATACAGCCAGCGAGAACAACAAATTGGTACATTCCAAAGTTTTTAACCGCATGTTCAAATGCAAAACCAATTTTCCCTACCTGCTGGGTCTGTGATACAGCAGGCTCAAAGTGAATTTTTTCATTTCCTAAAACCGTCTGTGCCCTGCTTCCTAATTTGTTGTAGTCTGCAAGTGATTCATCGATCAGCCCCTGCGACATTTCGTCTTTTTCTTTTTTGGATAAAAGGAGAAGATCCTGGATGTTTTTATTCCATTTTAATGAAGCGTTATTGATGTCTGTTTTCAATGCCCGTTCTTCAGGAGAAAGATCTGAAATCATATTGTCTATCTGGCGGCTCATTCTTTCTGACAGATCCTCATAATCATTTCCTACCGGAGTCAATAAATCAACTTTCTGGCCCGTAAGTTTTTCAATATCCCTGATCAATGACTGGGCACGGCTTCCAATCCCTTTATTTCCAGGGTCTTTGATCTGCTCTATCAGCTGTTTTTTCTTGATCTCGATATTTTGGGTGGTTATTTTATTGTATTTATAACTTAGTTTAGATTCTACATCGTTTTCGAGAGCGGTAAAATTCTTATTGATTTCCCGAAGTTCATCAGTATAAATGTCAGTCCTCATGAATCTTGTATACAATGCATTAAAGTTAGCAATGAAACAAAAAGAGGCAATAAAAATATAGATCCCGACAAGACTTCCGGTAGGTTTTCCTTCCAGTTTAGCGTTTCTCAGCATCCAGCAAAGAAACAGCAGCAACAGCGATAAAACCAAAGCGATGACAAATGACGCAGGGCCGAAGATCTGCTGCAGCCCGAGCCACGTCTGGTAAAAGCTTACGCTGATCAGTAATAATGCAAGAATTCCCAAAAAGAGATCTGCAGGAGTCGTTTTTTTATTCATAATGTATTAGTTATTTTTTTCATAAAAGCTCATAAAACATCTTGTTTTATAATGTTCAAAACTATAAACAACAGCGAGAAAAAAATTACGGGAAACCGTAAACAATACTTTTCTTTCCATCTGTAAAATATCGATGGAATAACTTTGTTTTAAACACTGCGCAAAACTTTTAAATAAAAAAAGAATTTAATTTTTTATCACTAGAAACCATGCAGTTAAGCTCAAAACATCCTGCTAAAAAGAGAATCTGGATTATTAGTTTTCATAAATAAATGATATAGATATTTAATATAATATCATCTGCCTGCTTTATCACTGAATTTTTCATGCGTCTGTAATTAAAAAAATCTCATACTGGTGATAAAAACTGTCTTCGTTTTATTCTATTTCCTATATTAGTGAAAACTAATTTAAACCTAACAACCATAAAAACAAAAACTTATGAGAACACAACTATCTCTAGTGAAAGCAGGTGCAGCAGCCGTTGCTCTATTTTTAACAGGAACATTAAATGCCCAGCAGTGGGATATTAACGGAAATCCAGGGATTAACAGTACTAATTATGTAGGTACAGTGGACGGAAATGCCCTGTATTTAAGAGTAAACGGAGCTTCTAATAATCCGAATCAGGCGATATTAAATGAAGCCGGTACTTTTATTGTAGATGCGACTAATAATACCAACGTCTCTAAAGCAAAAGGAAGCATCGTAAACGGAATTTCAAATATTCTAGGGGCTCAGGCAGGAAGTTCATTGGTTACCGGATGGGGGAATGACCTTACCAATTCCGGCGGCGCAAACATCATAGCCGGACAGTCTAATGTAGTGCTTAATGGTGCCGGAAAATCTGTAGCATTAGGATGGAAAAATACGATTAGAAATGCCAACCAGTTTGCAATAGGAGTTGGAATCGATCTGGGTGATTTTTATTCCGGAGGATTTGGAATTGATCTTGCTGCCACTGGAGACCGTTCTTTCGTATTCGGATCTGGAACCGGAGGAGCAAAATTGACCAATACTATTCCTCTGTCTATTATGTTTGGATTATCAACAACTTCAACAATGCTGATCAAAGACCAAAGCGTCGGTATCCGTACAACAAACCCAACCGCTAATTTTCATACGGTAGGAACAGTGAGGCTGCAAGGTCTTCCTACAGGAACCGGCCGCGGATTAGTAGTAGATACCAACGGAAATGTAATGGTATCAAGTACTCCGCTAAGCAGAACGGCCAACAATGATGAAACAGTACAGCAACTTGAAGATCGTGTTAAAAGCCTAGAAAACACCGTAGAAGAATTGAAACAGCTGTTATTGAACAGAGGAACTGCAGCTGATGTTTCTTCATCTTCAGATGTTCCGCTATTATTTCAAAACGCTCCCAACCCAACGAGAAGCGAAACAGGTATCCGTTATTACTTACCCAAAAATATAAAGTCTGCTTCTATAGAGATTTACAGCATCTCCGGACAGCTTGTAAAATCTCTGTCTCTAAATGAAAGAGGAAACGGAACAGTAAGGCTTTCAAGCAATGATCTTCAATCCGGAACTTATGTTTATAAAATGACTGCCGACGGAAAAACGACAGATTCTAAAAAGATGATTATCCAGGATTAAATTCTCAATATATCTATTTTCAAAAAGCGGCCGGCGAGATTTTATTTCACCGGCCGTTTTTTAATTTAAAATGACAAATTATTATTAACTGTTTTTTTCAGTGGTTCCATGCAGGATTTCCCCGCCCCGTAAAGACATTTCGACAGCGTGATTGCTGTAAATTCTCATTTTTTTTTCGTAATCTGCCACTGCCTCTATAATACTTGTATTTTTCATCAGTGCTGCACTGATATTTTCCGTCAAAAGAGCAGCATCTATAAATGCCGTATTTGCCCCTACTCCGCCTGCAGGACTCATTGTATGAACCGCATCACCCAGAGCCGTTATACTGCCTGATTTCCATTGTTTTTTGGGTAAGGATGATCTGATAGGAGT
Coding sequences:
- a CDS encoding helix-turn-helix domain-containing protein, which encodes MDDILRIDTVSQHDAFYHKENLHPLVSIMDFDGRVPEIYSRRMNFGFYAVYLKDINCGDIKYGKNTYDYQDKTLVFVAPGQMINVDINKDYKPQGYALLFHPDLIRGTSLGRHIDDYTFFSYQSNEALHLSEKERKIVLDCFEKIRYELEQGTDKHSKMLIAANIELFLSYCIRFYDRQFITRTDNNKGILEEFEKLLNDYYQSDKPQIIGLPSVTYCAEQLHLSTNYFGDLIKKETGKTALEYIQLKIMDLAKQKILDSTKTVSEIAYELGFKYPQHFTRSFKKTTGSTPNDYRTLN
- a CDS encoding AAA family ATPase, yielding MKINIIGASVSGTTTLAERIAVHLGFVHLDSDEYFWEKTEEPFEKRRDPELRNSLLDAAIESNMDIVLSGPFFHWNDDFTDVFNLVIFLYVPQDIRMNRLRRREYERYGDAVETNELKKMKYQAFMEWAASYDDPLFESTRTLHQQREWLDSLQIPILKIEGNYLLEPSTAVCLDKIKQMTS
- a CDS encoding aldo/keto reductase, which gives rise to MKNDQIPQEFQPENNKNAYNRRDFIKNTAVLGAAACVPSILVQACTEEKKTNSDKINDVMPVITSQRSLGSGKYEMEIAALGFGFMGMNYHRGIHPDKNTLIKLAHQAVERGITLFDTAETYGPFINEELAGEALAPFKNKISISTKFGFNYEGNKVTGVNSRPERIREMVEASLKRLKIDVIELLYQHRLDPDVPIEEVAGTIKDLIAEGKVKRFGLCEIGAGTIRRAHSVQPVTAVQSEYHLMWREPEKEIFPVCKELGIGFVPYSPLNRGFLTGSINEYTRFDSGNDNRTILPRFTPEAIRANLRIVEELNKFGKERGITASQTALGWLLQKAPWIVPIPGTTKLSHLEENLRTADFLFTQKEWNELETAVASIPIAGDRYPASEQKQVEK
- a CDS encoding T9SS type A sorting domain-containing protein yields the protein MRTQLSLVKAGAAAVALFLTGTLNAQQWDINGNPGINSTNYVGTVDGNALYLRVNGASNNPNQAILNEAGTFIVDATNNTNVSKAKGSIVNGISNILGAQAGSSLVTGWGNDLTNSGGANIIAGQSNVVLNGAGKSVALGWKNTIRNANQFAIGVGIDLGDFYSGGFGIDLAATGDRSFVFGSGTGGAKLTNTIPLSIMFGLSTTSTMLIKDQSVGIRTTNPTANFHTVGTVRLQGLPTGTGRGLVVDTNGNVMVSSTPLSRTANNDETVQQLEDRVKSLENTVEELKQLLLNRGTAADVSSSSDVPLLFQNAPNPTRSETGIRYYLPKNIKSASIEIYSISGQLVKSLSLNERGNGTVRLSSNDLQSGTYVYKMTADGKTTDSKKMIIQD
- a CDS encoding carboxymuconolactone decarboxylase family protein, producing MAIRKYLNKILFFILIISIQIMNGQSKKSADNNLNLQQQSIVAISSLTAVGDVNKLKEQLNSGLDSGVSINEIKEILVQLYAYCGFPRSLNAISSFMNVLEERKSKGIHDPEGKKNVLNNDPDKYEQGRKVLEILTKTPQSKPAPGFGEFAPRIDAFLKEHLFADIFDSDVLTYQQRELVTIAALSAMPGLESQLQSHIKMGINTGITENQLVQAAALIEKYINKEQAESFRKLFLKPADTATVNKGN
- a CDS encoding Lrp/AsnC family transcriptional regulator — encoded protein: MTAENYTLDEKDLSILRLLQKDSKLSVRDIAARINLSATPTHERIKRMEKLGIIKEYTTVLDRKKVNKGMMVICMIALSTHNKKTATQFIEEVSRLKEVVEFYNISGDFDFMLKILAPNMDEFHEFFVNQLSEIEGIGQTKSIFVMKSIKESSQIL
- a CDS encoding glucose 1-dehydrogenase translates to MKIMKDKTALVTGAAQGIGFASARAFAEAGASVVLADWDGDLVNTAAEQLKSEGYNVLALICNVSDDAQVQAMVEKTVEVFGRLDAAFNNAGVQNELAEAADQTREDFDRVTGINLRGVWSCMKYELQQMRKQGSGAVVNCSSIGGILGGAQRGIYHAAKHGVIGLTKSAALEYAPQGIRINSICPGLIHTPMADKMIAGGQADAIEEMLKQVPAGRLGRPEEIASAAVWLCSDAASLVIGHTLVVDGGYSIQ
- a CDS encoding cupin domain-containing protein; this translates as MKRSLSKGIIFNNFIRIILPFVSAVLVVTACNSNENQNKMTSENNTSIFPKGDRLSNEWFSGNAFLHPLLTKDKNNDFALGSVTFELGARTVWHTHPKGQVLIVTEGEGFYQERGKSAQPIKKGDVVNIPENVEHWHGASAGCKMVHIAVTNYKGDENVVWLDPVTDEEYNEVNKK